The following coding sequences are from one Gossypium raimondii isolate GPD5lz chromosome 4, ASM2569854v1, whole genome shotgun sequence window:
- the LOC105779495 gene encoding PWWP domain-containing protein 3, with product MYRGENMEAFEKPTETLTGDKSLDQDANEGSKAGGLTVERSWENGFRVSINGKGGSCVDEDGEGLEDSELNGVSSLLQMKGSVRNIDVNGGRSDSGEGFGTLLGAVDESKEIGAENVLPNDDDEMVELDEKDNGGKMVTNEIDDDDGDGGGVGGEFSSGYFVWGKIKSHPWWPGQVYNPTDASDYAVKMRQKGRLLVAYFGDSSFAWCLPSQLRPFEENFEDMSKLSSSKNFVNAVRTSVDEIGRLVESKMTCSCVPKENCIGLDRPLAANAGIKEGVLVPEGGIGKVSVGLFEPKEVLGKLKQISQAVSTCNLLECAVLKGWLSAFNRSIGRIGMPVYYEPLSILDVEENVRTLVVDMSDYSEAVGIPITGPVEEDWISSSSCPKSGQGSRTLLRSLDISEDAMYHRRKQKSIAEILKGDLDVQAHKVSKSSKPASSSRRKKTKGNDKVNGDGGSDSSFVPRKGKGNELSGLNAEVDFIGANEGMDKVYSSRGRKTKIKQASDNDGDNRGKEDTDNQPVSTKRKLNVGSGIRRIDAETKDLFESGSFTRERKKSKYLSPPYTSSTGKLRKADIEDESVEVSSDTRFGETMSKATDNLVTGKGNEVPEEVHAEQEALNESNFLTPKRYPNQMNDLAKVEIPANEVLVEVRSMALSPQYQRKNSSFEFVVEFLSVFRSSVYRDGSDYKMYNQFEHQKKRKSPDFSTVSSGSNRSMAGHVPSGHKSHKKKVGKNEETKMGESKPRQATRASLKKTEKPKAYTPKRKQTAIAAAGNDLPAALFVTFGPGSSLPTKDDLIRIYSRYGALDMEDTDMFFSNFCARVVFLRTSDAEQAFSSSQNDSPFGSANVSFRLRLHQAASAHNKTEIPSAKKPSLAKERSTKSLAPGNLELNYIKQKLETLTSMLETSEETMSSEAKSKIQSEIKGLLEMVNTMVESSSS from the exons atgtacag GGGGGAAAAcatggaagcttttgaaaagcCAACTGAAACCCTTACTGGGGATAAGTCTTTAGACCAAGATGCTAATGAAGGTTCTAAAGCTGGTGGGTTAACGGTTGAAAGATCATGGGAAAatggttttagggtttctatAAATGGAAAGGGAGGTTCTTGTGTTGATGAAGATGGTGAGGGACTTGAGGATTCTGAATTGAATGGGGTTTCTTCTTTGTTACAAATGAAAGGAAGTGTTAGGAACATTGATGTTAATGGTGGAAGGAGTGATAGTGGTGAAGGGTTTGGCACTCTTTTAGGTGCTGTTGatgaaagtaaagaaattggTGCTGAAAATGTATTACCAAACGATGACGATGAAATGGTGGAATTGGATGAGAAAGACAATGGTGGGAAGATGGTGACGAATGAAATAGATGACGACGATGGTGATGGTGGTGGTGTTGGTGGTGAGTTCTCTTCTGGTTATTTTGTGTGGGGTAAGATTAAGAGTCATCCATGGTGGCCGGGGCAGGTCTATAATCCAACTGATGCTTCAGATTATGCGGTGAAAATGCGGCAGAAGGGAAGACTCCTTGTTGCGTACTTTGGGGATAGTTCGTTTGCGTGGTGCCTTCCGTCTCAGTTGAGGCCTTTTGAGGAGAATTTTGAGGATATGTCGAAGTTGAGTAGCTCTAAGAACTTTGTCAATGCTGTACGGACTTCTGTTGATGAAATCGGCCGACTTGTTGAGTCGAAGATGACTTGCTCGTGCGTTCCGAAGGAGAATTGTATTGGACTCGACCGACCTTTAGCTGCAAATGCTGGGATAAAGGAAGGAGTTCTTGTGCCTGAAGGTGGAATTGGAAAGGTTTCAGTTGGTCTCTTTGAGCCAAAAGAAGTTCTTggtaaattgaaacaaatttcGCAGGCTGTTTCTACGTGTAATTTGCTTGAATGTGCAGTGTTGAAGGGTTGGCTTTCAGCTTTTAATCGATCAATAGGGCGCATTGGAATGCCGGTGTACTATGAACCCCTGTCCATTCTGGATGTTGAAGAAAATGTTAGAACTCTTGTTGTGGATATGAGTGATTATAGTGAGGCAGTGGGAATCCCAATCACAGGGCCGGTCGAAGAAGATTGGATTTCTTCTTCGTCCTGTCCAAAATCTGGCCAAGGCAGTCGGACTTTGTTGAGGAGTCTGGATATTTCGGAGGATGCCATGTATCACAGGAGGAAGCAGAAAAgcattgctgaaattttaaaaggtgaTTTAGATGTACAGGCTCATAAGGTCTCAAAGTCCAGCAAACCAGCATCCTCATCTCGGAGAAAAAAGACGAAAGGCAATGATAAAGTTAATGGTGATGGTGGAAGTGATTCGAGTTTCGTACCAAGAAAGGGGAAGGGAAATGAGCTTTCAGGATTAAATGCTGAAGTTGATTTCATTGGGGCCAATGAAGGAATGGATAAGGTTTATTCATCAAGGGGAAGGAAAACAAAGATTAAACAAGCAAGCGATAATGACGGTGATAATCGGGGCAAAGAAGATACTGATAACCAACCTGTTTCGACTAAAAGGAAATTGAATGTTGGTTCTGGTATCAGAAGGATTGATGCTGAAACTAAGGACCTATTTGAGAGTGGTTCTTTTACtagagaaaggaagaaaagcAAGTACTTATCTCCTCCTTACACAAGTTCAACTGGGAAGCTAAGGAAAGCCGACATAGAAGATGAATCTGTAGAGGTTTCCAGTGACACCCGATTCGGGGAGACAATGAGCAAGGCTACTGACAACCTTGTTACAGGTAAAGGGAATGAAGTCCCTGAAGAAGTTCATGCAGAGCAAGAAGCCTTGAATGAATCGAATTTTCTTACACCTAAACGATACCCGAATCAGATGAATGATCTTGCAAAAGTTGAAATTCCTGCTAATGAAGTTCTAGTTGAAGTCCGATCCATGGCTCTTAGTCCTCAATATCAAAGGAAAAACAGCTCTTTTGAATTTGTTGTGGAGTTTTTATCTGTATTTAGAAGCTCAGTTTATCGAGATGGATCTGACTACAAAATGTATAATCAGTTCGAGCAtcagaaaaagagaaaatctcCGGACTTTTCTACTGTGTCATCGGGAAGCAACCGATCTATGGCTGGTCATGTTCCCTCTGGACATAAATCCCATAAGAAAAAAGTTGGAAAGAATGAAGAAACAAAGATGGGTGAATCCAAACCCAGACAAGCAACCAGGGCGTCACTGAAGAAAACTGAGAAACCGAAGGCATATACTCCTAAAAGGAAGCAAACTGCCATTGCTGCAGCTGGAAATGATTTACCTGCTGCCCTCTTTGTGACATTCGGCCCTGGATCCTCATTGCCTACAAAGGACGATCTTATCCGAATATACAGCAGATATGGAGCTTTAGACATGGAGGACACTGATATGTTCTTCAGTAATTTCTGTGCTCGTGTTGTCTTCTTAAGAACCTCCGACGCCGAACAAGCCTTCAGCAGTTCACAAAATGATAGTCCTTTTGGATCTGCCAATGTCAGTTTTCGGCTTCGACTTCACCAGGCTGCATCAGCTCATAACAAGACGGAAATACCAAGTGCCAAAAAACCTTCTCTAGCAAAGGAAAGATCAACAAAGTCTTTGGCACCTGGAAATTTGGAGCTGAACTACATCAAGCAGAAGCTCGAGACGCTGACATCAATGCTGGAGACATCAGAGGAAACAATGTCATCAGAGGCTAAATCCAAAATACAGAGCGAGATAAAAGGGCTGTTGGAGATGGTAAACACAATGGTTGAATCATCATCATCTTAG